In one Butyrivibrio proteoclasticus B316 genomic region, the following are encoded:
- a CDS encoding FtsW/RodA/SpoVE family cell cycle protein, with amino-acid sequence MARAATLGKPKEETYVDYSLIFVVLFLLSFGLIMLYSTSSYEAGVSLGDSAYYFKHQLVPTLLGLGIMLFMSFFPYKVLQKLTVPIYLFAVVLLILLYPYGRTVNGARRWIIFHGVSIQPAEVAKFAVIVFTATIIIKMRSNLLTAKGYCTALLFPLILALMVYKISENLSSAIIVMGIAVIMLFVATPGYKRYLAVALGVIALVAVIVVIIANSDDSSGMNYRFKRVLAWLDPAAYASDYSFQTLQALYAIGSGGIFGKGLGESMQKMKLPEAQNDMIFSIICEELGLFGAVAVMLMFILLIWRLMIIANNANDMFGALLVIGVMAHISIQVILNIAVVTNTIPNTGVTLPFISYGGSAVIVQLAEVGIALNVARNIGRE; translated from the coding sequence TTGGCAAGAGCAGCAACACTTGGAAAACCAAAAGAAGAAACCTATGTGGACTACAGTCTTATTTTTGTAGTCCTGTTTCTATTGTCTTTTGGACTTATAATGTTATATTCAACCAGCTCATATGAGGCTGGCGTGAGTCTTGGGGATTCTGCATATTATTTTAAGCATCAGCTTGTCCCGACTCTTTTGGGACTTGGCATTATGCTTTTTATGTCGTTTTTTCCGTATAAAGTATTACAGAAACTTACGGTACCTATTTATCTTTTTGCAGTAGTGCTTCTCATTTTGCTCTATCCCTATGGAAGAACTGTAAATGGTGCGAGAAGATGGATCATTTTTCACGGTGTATCCATTCAGCCTGCAGAGGTTGCCAAGTTTGCCGTAATTGTTTTTACTGCTACGATCATTATCAAGATGCGCAGTAATCTTTTAACAGCCAAGGGGTATTGCACAGCACTCCTTTTCCCGCTTATCCTGGCTCTTATGGTATACAAGATTTCAGAGAACCTTAGCTCCGCTATCATTGTAATGGGAATTGCTGTTATTATGCTGTTCGTTGCTACTCCGGGCTACAAGAGGTATTTGGCTGTAGCGCTTGGAGTAATAGCTCTGGTTGCTGTTATTGTTGTTATTATTGCTAATTCAGATGATAGCAGTGGTATGAACTACAGATTTAAGAGAGTTCTTGCCTGGCTTGATCCTGCTGCTTATGCCAGTGATTACAGTTTCCAGACACTTCAGGCTCTTTATGCAATAGGCTCCGGAGGAATTTTCGGAAAAGGCCTTGGAGAGAGCATGCAGAAGATGAAGCTTCCTGAAGCCCAGAACGATATGATTTTTTCTATTATTTGTGAAGAACTGGGGCTTTTTGGTGCTGTGGCTGTTATGCTGATGTTCATTCTTCTCATATGGCGACTTATGATCATTGCTAATAATGCCAATGATATGTTTGGGGCTCTTCTTGTTATTGGAGTAATGGCACATATTTCCATTCAGGTTATCCTGAATATTGCCGTTGTTACCAATACAATTCCTAATACCGGCGTTACGCTTCCTTTTATCAGCTATGGAGGCTCAGCGGTTATTGTTCAGCTGGCAGAAGTGGGCATAGCCCTTAATGTTGCCAGGAATATTGGAAGGGAATAA
- the mraZ gene encoding division/cell wall cluster transcriptional repressor MraZ: protein MGTAFKGEYSHSIDAKGRLIMPAKFREILGEQFVVTRGFDGCLFVFSEEGWEKFEEKLQALPMDKPEARMLSRFFLAGAIDAEVDKQGRILIPSNLLAHSKIEKEAVVAGVGNRVEIWSKDEWEKASTFDDINSIAAKMSEYGLSI, encoded by the coding sequence TTGGGAACAGCATTTAAAGGTGAATATAGTCATTCCATAGACGCTAAGGGAAGACTCATAATGCCTGCTAAATTCCGCGAAATCCTTGGTGAACAGTTTGTGGTTACCAGAGGTTTTGACGGATGCCTTTTTGTGTTCTCAGAAGAAGGCTGGGAGAAGTTTGAAGAGAAACTTCAGGCTCTTCCTATGGACAAGCCTGAAGCCCGTATGCTCAGCAGATTCTTCCTTGCGGGAGCAATTGACGCTGAGGTTGATAAACAGGGCAGAATACTGATCCCGTCCAATCTGCTTGCTCATTCCAAGATAGAGAAAGAGGCTGTTGTTGCCGGAGTAGGTAACAGGGTTGAAATCTGGAGCAAGGATGAGTGGGAGAAGGCCAGCACTTTTGATGACATTAACAGTATTGCTGCCAAGATGAGTGAATATGGCTTGAGCATCTAA
- a CDS encoding penicillin-binding transpeptidase domain-containing protein produces MKKKLVVLFILVLLAFVGLGARLIHITMNNGEEYEKQVLSQQQYDSTTLPFRRGEILDANGTILAYSEKVYNLVLDAKLLLRDEKYLEPTLKALVTYFKLDASEIRSYLSDHPTSQYYVLAKKLSYDQIADFQELITLGSEKYDENIQGIWFESGYIRKYPNNSMACDVIGFTTGDNYGMYGLEEYYNDVLSGTAGREYGYLDDDSKLERTTIPATDGDSIVTTIDGNLQNIVEKYLQEFNDEYSNNVREANGANNVGCIMMDVNSGEILAMASYPFYDLNNPRDTSRLIGMPSVDEKGNKVKGESVFDSGVYITQEMIDGFTDEQLYQNYNALWKNFCISDTYEPGSVAKPFTVATGLESGSITGNEVYSCPGFLHVGDYDIKCHNRNGDGYVSVERGIEISCNVAMMYIGQSIGVNTFSEFQRIFGFGLKTNIDLAGEARTEGLTYSASDMGPTDLAVNTFGQGFNVDMIEMISAYCSLINGGYFYEPHVVKKIVNSSGATVKNIEPRILRQTVSQSTSDKIRQYCEAVVMGDEGTGRTARPAGYRIIGKTGTAQTLPRGNRQYVVSFMGAAPADNPKVAIYVVIDRPNVLIQETATRLATVLVKKILTEALPYMNVPMTEELSEKEIQELEELREKMVTPAIVENPDAAGTEGSSGDESSSEGSSSMLTPEEAKALEAAEKSSKSSIWQAFDVDPQTGYYIDPETGDLLDPNNGSPTGYEVLPDFDGTGVSESAAAASGSSAQ; encoded by the coding sequence ATGAAAAAGAAGCTGGTAGTACTGTTCATATTAGTACTACTGGCTTTCGTTGGATTAGGGGCAAGACTTATCCATATTACCATGAATAACGGAGAGGAATACGAGAAGCAGGTCCTGTCGCAGCAGCAATATGACTCTACAACCCTGCCTTTTAGAAGAGGAGAAATACTGGATGCAAATGGAACGATCCTTGCTTACAGCGAGAAGGTTTACAATCTGGTACTGGATGCCAAGCTTCTTCTTCGTGACGAGAAGTATCTTGAACCTACCCTTAAAGCGCTCGTAACATATTTTAAGCTGGATGCATCAGAGATCAGATCATATCTTAGCGATCATCCTACTTCCCAGTACTATGTTCTGGCCAAAAAGCTCTCGTATGATCAGATTGCAGATTTTCAGGAACTGATCACTCTTGGCTCAGAAAAATATGATGAGAATATCCAGGGAATCTGGTTTGAATCAGGTTATATCAGGAAATATCCTAATAATTCCATGGCTTGCGATGTTATTGGTTTTACAACCGGCGATAACTACGGCATGTACGGACTGGAAGAATACTATAATGACGTCCTCTCAGGAACTGCAGGCAGAGAATATGGATATCTTGATGATGATTCCAAGCTTGAGAGAACAACAATTCCTGCTACTGACGGAGACAGCATAGTCACAACTATAGATGGTAACCTTCAGAATATAGTTGAGAAATATCTTCAGGAATTTAATGATGAATATTCCAATAATGTCAGAGAGGCCAACGGAGCTAATAATGTAGGCTGCATTATGATGGATGTTAATTCCGGAGAGATACTTGCTATGGCAAGCTATCCCTTTTACGATCTCAATAATCCAAGAGATACTTCCAGACTTATCGGAATGCCTTCAGTAGATGAAAAGGGCAACAAGGTTAAGGGTGAATCTGTTTTTGATTCAGGTGTATATATTACGCAGGAGATGATTGACGGATTTACTGACGAGCAGCTCTATCAGAACTATAACGCTCTTTGGAAAAACTTCTGTATTTCAGATACCTATGAACCAGGTTCAGTAGCCAAGCCATTTACTGTCGCTACAGGACTTGAGTCAGGATCTATAACAGGTAATGAGGTATATAGCTGCCCTGGATTCCTCCATGTAGGTGACTATGATATCAAGTGCCATAACAGAAATGGTGACGGATATGTATCAGTCGAGCGTGGTATCGAGATTTCGTGCAATGTTGCTATGATGTACATTGGACAGTCAATCGGAGTGAATACATTTTCTGAGTTTCAGAGAATCTTTGGTTTTGGTTTAAAGACAAACATAGACCTTGCAGGAGAAGCCAGAACAGAAGGACTTACTTATTCAGCAAGTGATATGGGACCTACAGACCTTGCAGTTAATACTTTCGGACAAGGTTTCAACGTAGACATGATAGAGATGATAAGCGCGTATTGTTCTCTTATTAATGGCGGTTATTTTTATGAACCGCACGTTGTTAAGAAGATTGTAAACTCAAGCGGAGCTACAGTTAAAAATATAGAGCCAAGGATCCTTAGACAGACTGTATCTCAGAGTACTTCTGATAAGATCAGGCAGTACTGTGAAGCGGTTGTTATGGGCGATGAGGGTACTGGTAGAACAGCAAGACCAGCCGGATATCGCATAATTGGCAAGACGGGAACAGCTCAGACTCTTCCCCGTGGTAACAGACAGTACGTTGTTTCCTTTATGGGGGCAGCTCCTGCCGATAATCCCAAGGTGGCAATCTATGTTGTAATAGACAGGCCTAATGTTTTGATTCAGGAAACAGCTACAAGACTTGCAACAGTTCTGGTTAAAAAGATCCTCACAGAAGCTCTGCCTTATATGAATGTTCCTATGACTGAGGAACTCTCCGAAAAAGAGATTCAGGAGCTTGAGGAATTAAGAGAAAAAATGGTTACCCCTGCAATAGTTGAAAATCCGGATGCTGCAGGAACAGAAGGCTCATCAGGAGATGAAAGCAGTAGTGAGGGAAGCTCATCTATGCTTACTCCTGAAGAAGCAAAAGCTCTGGAAGCTGCAGAAAAATCAAGCAAATCATCTATTTGGCAGGCATTTGACGTTGACCCTCAGACGGGGTATTATATTGACCCGGAGACAGGTGATCTTTTGGATCCAAATAATGGAAGCCCGACAGGATATGAAGTTCTTCCGGACTTTGATGGAACCGGAGTTTCGGAAAGTGCAGCTGCTGCATCTGGCAGTTCTGCGCAATAA
- a CDS encoding cell division protein FtsL — translation MASRYVYGNTIRRVADPVRERRPYHVHEPQQGKKRHHMSLGYLLFLSLAVILMVMTLAWYISLQSQITNSVKNIATLESQLNTLKQENDEAYNRANGNVDLDEVKRIAIQEYGMTYATEGQIVTYSDGGGNDYVRQVAPIPQSDGK, via the coding sequence ATGGCTAGCAGATATGTATATGGAAATACCATTAGAAGAGTAGCTGATCCGGTTCGTGAACGTAGACCATACCATGTTCATGAGCCTCAGCAGGGGAAAAAGAGACACCATATGAGCCTTGGATATTTGTTGTTTTTATCTTTGGCTGTTATCCTTATGGTTATGACATTGGCATGGTATATTTCGCTTCAGTCACAGATCACAAACAGTGTTAAGAACATTGCTACACTTGAGAGTCAGCTTAACACATTGAAACAGGAGAATGATGAGGCGTATAATAGAGCGAATGGAAACGTTGATCTGGATGAGGTTAAGAGAATAGCAATCCAGGAATACGGAATGACATATGCAACTGAGGGGCAGATTGTAACATACTCTGATGGAGGCGGCAATGACTATGTGCGTCAGGTAGCTCCAATTCCCCAAAGTGATGGAAAGTGA
- the ychF gene encoding redox-regulated ATPase YchF codes for MKLGIVGLPNVGKSTLFNSLTNAGALAANYPFATIDPNVGVVAVPDKRLKALGDLYHSKKVTPATIEFVDIAGLVKGASKGEGLGNQFLANIRETDAIVHVVRCFEDPNVVHVDGSVDPARDIETINLELIFADLEVLERRIAKVTKTARMDKTAAKELELLNKIKATLEDNKMARELEIEDEDEKALMNSMDLLTWKPVIYAANVKDDDLADDGASNQYVQAVRDLAAKSGSEVFVISAQIEAEISELDEDEKAEFLDSLGLTESGLDKLIAASYRTLGLMSFLTSGEDETRAWTIKIGTKAPQAAGKIHTDFERGFIKAEVINYEDLLREGSLSAARDKGLVRMEGKEYVVQDGDVILFRFNV; via the coding sequence ATGAAACTAGGAATCGTAGGTTTACCAAACGTAGGTAAGTCAACACTTTTTAATTCACTTACAAATGCAGGAGCTCTTGCTGCGAATTATCCTTTCGCTACAATTGATCCTAACGTTGGAGTTGTAGCTGTACCGGATAAGAGACTTAAGGCACTTGGAGATCTTTATCATTCCAAGAAGGTTACACCAGCAACAATAGAATTTGTAGATATCGCAGGACTTGTTAAGGGCGCAAGTAAGGGTGAAGGACTTGGAAACCAGTTCCTTGCTAATATTCGTGAGACTGATGCAATTGTTCATGTAGTAAGATGCTTTGAGGATCCTAACGTTGTACACGTTGATGGAAGTGTAGATCCTGCAAGAGATATAGAGACAATCAATCTTGAGCTTATTTTTGCTGATCTTGAGGTACTTGAGCGTAGAATTGCCAAGGTTACCAAGACAGCCAGAATGGACAAGACAGCAGCCAAGGAGCTTGAACTCCTTAACAAGATCAAGGCAACTCTTGAGGATAACAAGATGGCAAGAGAACTTGAAATTGAGGATGAAGATGAGAAGGCACTTATGAACAGCATGGATCTTCTCACATGGAAGCCTGTTATTTATGCTGCAAATGTCAAGGACGATGACCTTGCAGATGATGGGGCTTCTAATCAGTATGTACAGGCTGTAAGAGATTTAGCAGCTAAGTCAGGAAGTGAAGTATTTGTTATCAGTGCTCAGATAGAGGCTGAGATTTCAGAGCTTGATGAAGATGAGAAGGCAGAGTTCCTTGATAGTCTTGGCCTTACAGAGTCAGGCCTTGATAAGCTTATCGCAGCCAGCTACAGAACACTTGGACTTATGAGTTTCCTTACCTCCGGTGAAGATGAGACAAGAGCTTGGACAATCAAGATTGGAACCAAGGCTCCTCAGGCAGCAGGTAAGATCCACACTGATTTTGAGAGAGGATTTATCAAAGCTGAGGTTATTAATTATGAAGACCTTCTTCGCGAAGGCTCACTTTCTGCAGCAAGAGATAAGGGACTTGTACGTATGGAAGGTAAAGAGTACGTTGTCCAGGACGGAGATGTAATTCTCTTCAGGTTCAATGTTTAA
- the mraY gene encoding phospho-N-acetylmuramoyl-pentapeptide-transferase — protein sequence MSDYIFRTLIPTVVSFCIAVVIGPRVIEMLRRLKAGQTEREEGLESHKKKTGTPTMGGIIFLIPFLIIGIFYSMSHKEVIPVLIMTIGFGIIGFLDDYIKVVRKHNLGLLPWQKLLGQFIVVAVFVLYIYNFTDLSLALKIPFTDITLDIGFWNIPILFFIALGTGNGTNLTDGVDGLCASVTAVVAGFFIAAAMFYGATGAEVMSAAMLGGLLGYLVYNVYPGKVMMGDLGSLAIGGFVTSIAYVMNMPIFIVIVGFIYAGEAISVIMQVTYFKLTHGKRIFRMAPIHHHFEKGGWSETRVVNVFTTVTVIMCLIAYAGLR from the coding sequence GTGAGTGACTATATTTTCAGAACATTGATACCAACAGTTGTTTCTTTTTGCATTGCAGTTGTGATTGGCCCTAGAGTAATTGAGATGCTCAGACGCCTTAAGGCAGGCCAGACTGAGAGAGAAGAGGGACTTGAGTCTCACAAGAAGAAAACGGGAACACCTACAATGGGCGGAATAATTTTCCTGATTCCATTTCTTATTATTGGTATCTTCTACAGCATGAGCCACAAGGAAGTCATTCCGGTGCTGATAATGACGATCGGATTTGGCATCATTGGCTTTTTGGATGACTACATTAAGGTAGTAAGGAAGCACAACCTGGGCCTTCTTCCATGGCAGAAGCTCCTTGGACAGTTTATTGTAGTAGCTGTATTTGTTCTGTATATATACAATTTTACAGATCTTTCTCTTGCACTTAAGATTCCGTTTACTGATATCACACTTGATATCGGTTTTTGGAACATCCCAATTCTGTTCTTTATTGCACTTGGAACAGGTAATGGAACAAACCTCACAGACGGCGTTGACGGACTTTGCGCGTCAGTTACAGCAGTTGTAGCCGGATTCTTTATTGCGGCAGCGATGTTCTATGGTGCAACAGGTGCAGAAGTTATGTCAGCAGCTATGCTGGGCGGACTTCTGGGCTATCTTGTATACAACGTATATCCGGGCAAGGTCATGATGGGAGATCTGGGATCTCTTGCTATCGGAGGCTTTGTTACAAGTATTGCTTATGTTATGAATATGCCGATTTTCATTGTTATAGTCGGCTTTATTTATGCCGGTGAGGCAATTTCAGTAATCATGCAGGTTACATATTTTAAGCTGACACATGGTAAAAGAATTTTCAGAATGGCGCCAATTCATCATCACTTTGAAAAAGGCGGCTGGTCAGAGACAAGGGTAGTTAACGTGTTCACTACAGTAACTGTGATCATGTGTCTCATAGCTTATGCAGGACTTAGATGA
- the rsmH gene encoding 16S rRNA (cytosine(1402)-N(4))-methyltransferase RsmH yields the protein MEFKHYSVLLHECLDNLNIKPDGIYLDGTLGGAGHSFHIAERLDKGGHLYGTDQDEDAIAAATKRLEPFSDRVTIIRDNYENAVTRLKNLGVTGVDGILLDLGVSSYQLDNAERGFTYKEDVPLDMRMDQRQTLTARDIVNDYSETEIFHIIRDYGEDKFAKNIAKHICIERAKAPIETTFQLNDIIKAAIPAKMREKGGHPSKRTYQAIRIALNRELDVLQNSLDGFIDFLNPGGRLCVITFHSLEDRITKNNFRTNENPCTCPPNFPVCVCGKKSKGRVVTRKPILPSDQELAENKRSQSAKLRVFEKVSE from the coding sequence ATGGAATTCAAACATTATTCGGTGCTTCTACATGAGTGCCTGGACAATCTGAATATTAAGCCTGATGGCATTTATCTTGACGGAACTCTTGGCGGAGCAGGGCATTCTTTTCACATCGCAGAGAGACTTGATAAGGGTGGCCATTTATATGGCACAGATCAGGATGAAGATGCTATAGCGGCAGCTACCAAGAGACTTGAACCATTTTCAGACAGAGTGACTATCATAAGAGACAATTACGAGAACGCAGTTACCAGACTTAAGAATCTGGGAGTCACCGGCGTTGACGGAATATTACTTGACCTTGGCGTTTCATCTTACCAGCTTGATAATGCCGAGAGAGGTTTTACCTACAAGGAAGATGTTCCGCTTGATATGAGAATGGATCAGAGACAGACTCTTACTGCAAGGGATATCGTCAATGATTATTCGGAGACAGAGATTTTCCATATCATAAGAGACTATGGTGAAGATAAATTTGCCAAGAATATTGCCAAGCACATTTGTATTGAGAGAGCTAAGGCACCGATAGAGACGACATTTCAGCTCAATGACATTATTAAGGCTGCAATTCCTGCTAAGATGAGAGAAAAGGGAGGACATCCTTCCAAGAGAACTTACCAGGCTATTAGAATTGCTCTTAACAGAGAACTTGATGTTCTGCAGAATTCATTAGATGGATTTATTGATTTCCTTAATCCGGGTGGAAGGCTGTGTGTAATAACATTCCATTCTCTTGAGGACAGGATCACCAAGAATAATTTCAGAACCAATGAGAATCCCTGTACTTGCCCGCCGAACTTTCCGGTTTGCGTATGTGGCAAGAAATCCAAGGGAAGAGTAGTAACAAGAAAACCTATTTTGCCAAGTGATCAGGAACTGGCAGAGAACAAGAGATCCCAGAGCGCTAAACTTAGGGTATTTGAGAAAGTATCAGAGTAA
- the lgt gene encoding prolipoprotein diacylglyceryl transferase produces MPDIMGKMDIAFPNINVYLNNVPKEFSVFGFTVALYGVIIGCGFFLALLLISRMAGKTGQKSDDYWDIAVYIIIFSIIGARLYYVIFSWDYYKDNLVSILYLRNGGLAIYGGVIAGFLTAFIYCRIKKKSFLMMADTIMYGLVLGQAIGRWGNFTNREAFGEYTDGLLAMRLPVEMVRSGEITALMREHMSETANYVQVSPTFLYECMWNVCLLIILLIYCKHKRFNGEIILLYLGGYGLGRAWIENLRTDQLIMPHVGLPVSQVLAICLVVFAIVMDIVVRIKLKGQEVETWPGLKK; encoded by the coding sequence ATGCCGGATATCATGGGGAAGATGGACATTGCCTTTCCTAATATTAATGTCTATCTTAATAATGTACCTAAAGAGTTTTCGGTTTTTGGCTTCACTGTTGCTTTGTATGGGGTGATCATCGGCTGCGGATTCTTTCTGGCGCTTCTTTTGATTTCCAGGATGGCCGGGAAGACCGGGCAGAAGTCTGATGATTACTGGGATATAGCTGTTTATATAATTATCTTTTCGATAATTGGAGCAAGGCTATATTACGTTATCTTTTCTTGGGATTATTACAAGGATAATCTGGTGTCGATTCTCTACTTGAGAAATGGTGGACTTGCTATTTATGGAGGCGTTATAGCTGGATTTTTAACTGCTTTTATCTATTGCAGGATCAAGAAAAAGAGCTTTCTGATGATGGCAGATACCATAATGTATGGCCTTGTTCTTGGCCAGGCTATAGGCAGATGGGGAAACTTTACTAACAGAGAGGCTTTTGGAGAATATACTGATGGTCTTCTTGCCATGAGACTTCCTGTGGAAATGGTTAGAAGCGGTGAGATCACAGCTCTTATGCGCGAGCATATGAGTGAGACAGCTAATTATGTTCAGGTTAGTCCTACATTCCTGTACGAGTGTATGTGGAATGTGTGTCTTTTGATCATACTTTTGATTTATTGTAAGCATAAGAGATTTAATGGAGAGATCATTCTTTTGTATCTTGGAGGCTATGGCCTTGGAAGAGCATGGATAGAGAATCTTCGAACAGATCAGCTTATCATGCCACATGTGGGACTTCCGGTTTCACAGGTTTTGGCTATATGCCTCGTTGTGTTTGCGATAGTCATGGATATAGTTGTGAGGATCAAACTTAAAGGTCAGGAAGTTGAGACATGGCCTGGACTTAAGAAGTGA
- a CDS encoding cell division protein FtsQ/DivIB — protein sequence MSIRDYMEDFHPFEGLFRSLRSSRSLFIILGIVLTVMVVLVVALNYIVENYKVTNIYVSGNTHYTNEEIIDMVMTDGLSRNSLYLSFKYRNKSIEGVPFVEKMDVDIVSPDTIRINVYEKAVAGYIAYLGRYMYFDRDGIVVESSMEPSDVVPQVMGLDFNYVILHEKLPVDNETVFAEILDLTQLLDKYNMHADKIFFDNEYNVYIYFGDIEVSLGTSSYIDEKIIQLQYILPNLEGKKGLLEMKDFDEDTKNITFEEKNQ from the coding sequence ATGAGTATAAGAGACTACATGGAGGATTTTCATCCTTTTGAGGGACTGTTTAGATCCTTGAGAAGTAGCAGGAGTCTTTTTATTATTCTTGGAATTGTACTCACTGTGATGGTGGTTCTGGTGGTAGCACTAAACTATATAGTTGAAAATTATAAGGTTACAAATATTTACGTGAGTGGCAACACTCATTATACCAATGAAGAAATTATCGATATGGTAATGACAGACGGGCTTAGCCGCAATTCTCTATATCTGTCATTTAAGTATAGGAACAAGAGTATAGAAGGCGTTCCGTTTGTTGAGAAGATGGATGTGGACATTGTTTCACCTGACACCATCAGAATAAATGTTTATGAGAAGGCTGTTGCCGGGTATATAGCATATCTTGGGCGTTACATGTACTTCGACAGGGATGGTATTGTAGTTGAGAGTTCCATGGAGCCCTCAGATGTGGTTCCACAGGTAATGGGGCTTGATTTTAACTACGTTATTCTCCATGAGAAACTCCCTGTGGACAATGAGACTGTATTTGCCGAGATACTTGATCTGACTCAGCTTTTGGACAAATACAATATGCATGCCGATAAGATCTTTTTTGACAATGAATACAATGTTTATATTTATTTTGGGGACATTGAGGTCAGTTTAGGTACAAGTTCTTATATTGATGAAAAAATTATACAACTTCAATATATTCTGCCTAATCTGGAAGGGAAAAAAGGCTTATTGGAGATGAAAGATTTTGACGAAGATACTAAAAACATCACATTTGAAGAGAAAAATCAGTGA
- the murD gene encoding UDP-N-acetylmuramoyl-L-alanine--D-glutamate ligase produces the protein MTADLKGKKVLVIGSGLSGVGSVNLLNKVGALPVVLEENTKVTEDNIRNKLHEEDREGTRIIVGTISDEDLSDIALTVPSPAVPLDAPTVMRIKDKNIPIWSEIELAYNFAKGKMIAITGTNGKTTTTTLVGEIMKAHFGKAYVVGNIGVSYAESALEMDESCVTVGEISSFQLEAVDNFHANVSAILNITPDHLNRHHTMECYAQMKENITHNQTKEDTCVLNYDNEYTRDFGARCPAKVVFFSSKEKLEDGFYLDGEDIYMATAGNAMKIMNIHDMNLVGTCNVENVMAAIAMSLAMDVPLATILSVIRNFKAVEHRIEFVATKRGVDYYNDSKGTNPDAAIQGVKAMCKPTILIGGGYDKGNDYDEWIESFGDTIKLLVLIGQTRQKIAECCDKHGFSNYVFKDTYEEALEFCTESAQKGDAVLLSPACASWDMFPNYETRGKRFKDYVNKLSD, from the coding sequence ATGACAGCAGATTTAAAAGGGAAAAAAGTTCTTGTAATCGGCTCGGGACTTTCAGGAGTTGGATCAGTAAACCTTCTCAATAAGGTTGGTGCGCTTCCTGTAGTACTTGAGGAAAATACCAAGGTTACAGAGGATAACATCAGAAATAAGTTACATGAAGAAGATAGAGAGGGTACCAGGATAATAGTTGGGACAATCTCTGACGAAGATCTTTCAGATATAGCTCTGACAGTGCCAAGTCCTGCAGTTCCACTTGATGCTCCGACAGTTATGCGTATCAAGGATAAGAATATTCCAATCTGGAGTGAGATTGAACTTGCCTATAACTTTGCTAAGGGCAAAATGATCGCAATCACAGGAACAAACGGCAAGACTACTACTACAACACTTGTAGGTGAGATCATGAAGGCGCACTTTGGAAAAGCGTACGTAGTAGGCAATATAGGTGTTTCCTATGCTGAGAGCGCACTTGAAATGGATGAGTCTTGCGTAACAGTCGGTGAGATAAGCTCTTTCCAGCTCGAAGCAGTAGATAATTTCCATGCTAATGTATCAGCTATTCTCAATATCACACCGGATCATCTTAACAGACATCATACGATGGAATGTTATGCTCAGATGAAAGAGAATATTACACATAACCAGACCAAAGAGGACACTTGCGTTCTCAACTATGACAACGAATATACAAGAGATTTTGGAGCTAGATGTCCTGCCAAGGTTGTATTCTTTTCGTCAAAAGAAAAGCTTGAAGACGGCTTCTATCTTGATGGCGAGGATATTTACATGGCAACTGCAGGAAATGCCATGAAGATCATGAATATACATGATATGAATCTTGTTGGAACCTGTAATGTTGAGAATGTAATGGCAGCTATAGCAATGAGCCTTGCTATGGATGTGCCTCTTGCTACTATTTTGTCTGTTATCAGGAATTTCAAGGCCGTTGAACACAGAATTGAATTTGTAGCTACCAAGAGAGGTGTTGATTACTACAACGATTCTAAGGGAACTAATCCGGATGCAGCAATTCAGGGCGTTAAGGCTATGTGTAAGCCTACAATACTCATAGGCGGCGGATATGATAAAGGAAATGACTATGATGAGTGGATTGAGAGCTTTGGCGATACTATAAAGCTTCTTGTCCTCATTGGACAGACCAGGCAGAAAATAGCTGAGTGTTGTGACAAACACGGCTTTAGTAATTACGTATTTAAGGATACTTATGAAGAGGCACTTGAGTTCTGCACTGAGAGCGCACAGAAGGGCGATGCGGTTCTTTTGTCTCCCGCATGCGCAAGCTGGGACATGTTCCCAAATTATGAGACCAGAGGTAAGAGATTTAAAGATTACGTAAATAAATTATCTGACTAA